The window ATCATAATAACGCGATTTAACCCAATTTGGGTTAAAAGAAAGGATGTGATTGTATTATGTTTCCAAACATCGACGCTGAACGTGCACGACTTGGCATGAGCCGAGCATGCCTTGCAAGACAGCTAGGAATTTCGTATAGCACTTTAAAATCTTGGATGGCTGGAAAAACCGAAATTCCATGTTCCAAGATTGTAGAAATGTCCAAGCTGTTTAATGTGTCTACTGATT of the Intestinibacillus sp. Marseille-P6563 genome contains:
- a CDS encoding helix-turn-helix domain-containing protein, yielding MFPNIDAERARLGMSRACLARQLGISYSTLKSWMAGKTEIPCSKIVEMSKLFNVSTDYLLGMDKPAS